The window CCCTCGCATCCGGTAGGCGAAGAGCAGAGCGATCACGAACTCCGGCGATTCGGAGGCGAGTGGTGCCACCCACTGCACGAGAAGGAACTCGTCGATACTCGTGCGGCGACCCACCTCGACCAGGCTCTCGGCGAAGGGCTCGGCGGAAACCCAGATGGCGAAGCCCGCAAAGGCGAAGAGCGCAAGCGCCCACAAACGCCGTCCCGGATCGCCGAAGCGCGCTTCGATTCTTGCCGGTGGGCCGATCAGCTCGACCTCCTCCGAGTAGCCTCGGGCCGCACTGAAGGCATACGCCGCGAACAACGCAATGAGCAGGCCGCCATCGATCAGGGAGAGGTGGCCGTCCAGGGGAATCAAGAACGAGTAGAGGGTGCCCCACAGCAGGAAACGCAGTTCCAGGGTGCGTCCGGGCGGAAGATCCAACGTCGTGGCCCGCGAGCGGCGACACGCGAGCAACACCACCGAAGCCCAACCGAGGCCGATCAACAGGCGATTGGCGCCGGTCATGTTGGCCACGGCGTATTGGGCGTAGGTGGGATCCTCGGCGGCGCGAATCGCGAAGGAAAGATCCACCGCATACTCGGGAAGGACGCTGACCAGCCCGAGGACCAGCAATGCCAGGGATTGAGGGATGTCCTTCTCGGACAGCTCCGTGGCCCAGGAGAGCAGGAAGGCTGCGCCGAGGATCGCGGCGCCGGAAAGCCCGGCGACGACCTCCGGCGACGGATGCGCCTCGCCCGCTTGCACGACGATCCACGGCAACGGGATGGCGATCGAAAGAACCAGCCAGAGCCAGTCCCGGAACTCGCCCCCGCGCCGCGGAACGTTGTCGCTCACATGAAGTCCGCGCCGAACGCCTCACGGTGGCGTGCACGGATCTCATCCAGGCCGAAATCCGCGTGCTGGGTACCCGCGCGCTCGACGAGGAACGAGCCCATGACACTTCCGAGCCGTCCGCAGCCTTCCAGATCCAGGCCGCGAAGGCGGCCCGCCAGGAAGCCCGCGCGATAGGCGTCTCCGCAGCCGGTCGGATCGATGATCTGGTCGGCCTGAACCGACGGGATCTCGAAGGTTTCGCCACCGCGGTAGAGGCTCGAACCCTTCTCTCCTCGTGTCACCACGAGGGCACCGACCCGCTCCTCCACGTCGGCGAGCTTGAGTCCGGTGGTTTCGAGGGTGAGCTGCCACTCGTAGTCGTTGACCACGTACACATCGGCGCCGGTCAGCAGTTCGGTGAGCTCCTCCTTGTCGAAGAGCGGCAACCCCTGGCCCGGATCGATCATGGCGGGGATGTCATCCTCCTTGAGCGCCCTGGCATGATCGATCATCGCCTGCTTGCCGTTCGGCGAAACCACGCCGATCTCATACGGAGACTGCACCGAAGCGACCGTTGCTTCGTGGGCCCGATCCATCGCACCGGGATGGAAGCCCGTGATCTGGTTGTCGTCCAGATCCGTCGTGATGTAGGCACCCGCGGTCGACTCATCTTTGAGCGGGACGATGTACTCCCGCGTCAGCTCGTGGCGGTCGAGCCAATCCGAGTAGGCTCCGAAATCTTCGCCACCTACTGTCGCGAGCACGAGCGGATCGACGCCGAGCCGCCGCAAGCCGAATGCGATGTTGGCGGCCGTGCCACCAAAGCTGCGACGCAGCTCGGGCACGTGGAAGGCGACATTCAGCACGTGGAGGTTGTCCGGCAGGATCACATCCTTGAAGCGCCCCCGGAACACCATGATGTGATCCACCGCCACCGACCCCGTGCACAATACCGACATGCTCTTCTCCTCGCGCTTGCTGGCGCGCAGTCTCGCCCATGGCCCGGGGCCGTCAATGGCCCGTCCGGTACACTCCCGCGATGCGCATTTCGGAGTTCTATCAGCCGGGCAACCCGGTCTTCTCCTTCGAGTTCTTTCCCCCGAAAACGGATACCGGCTACAGGACCCTGTATCGGACGATCGAGGACCTCAAGGATCTCGGCCCGGGCTTCGTCTCGGTGACCTGTGGCGCCCAGGGATCGACCCGCAGCAAGACCGCCGAGCTGGTGATGCGCATCCAGGACGAGCTCGGACTCACGGCGATGGCCCATATGACCTGCACCGGGCAGACCCGTGAGGAACTGGCCCTGACCCTCGGCCAGCTCCACGCGGGAGGCATTCGCAATGTGCTGGCCTTGCGCGGCGATCCGCCAAAGGACGAGCCGGACTGGCAACCTGTGCCGGGCGGCTTCCAGCACGCCAACGAGCTGACGACGTTCATCAAGAGCCATTTCGATCTGGGCGTGGCGGGTGCCTGCTACCCGGAGAAGCACCCCCAGGCCGCGAGCCTCGAAGAGGATCTGTCGAACTTGCGACTCAAGGTGGAAGCCGGCGCCGAGTTCCTGATCACCCAGCTCTTCCTCGACGAGGCCGACTATTTCTCCTTCGTTGAACGGGCCCGTGCCGTTGGAATCGACGTACCGATCGTGCCGGGCATCATGCCGATGGTGAGCCTGAAGAACCTGCGCGGTGCGATGCGGCTCTCACCGGGATCGAGAACCCCGAGCGAACTCGAGGATGCCCTCGCCTCGGCGGGAGACGACGCCGCGCGCTCTCTCGAGGTAGGCGTTGTCTGGGCGACCGCCCAATGTCGGAAGCTCCTGGCAGGTGGTGCGCCGGGCATTCACTTCTACACCCTCAACAAGTCCCCCGCGACACGCCAGGTGACTGAGCGGCTGCTGGCCGGATGAGCCAACGCAACCTCGAACGAGATCCGCTGCGGGTCGGTGTACTGCTCTCGGGTGAGGGCACCAGCCTCGAAAACCTGTGCGAGCACATCGACAAGGGACACGTTCCGGCACGGGTGGTCGCGGTAGTGAGCTCGAAGCCGGGCGTCGGCGGCCTGCGACGTGCAGAGAACCGGGGGATCCCGGCGCTCGCGGTTCCTCGGAAGCAGCACAAGGATCTCGACCATTTCAACGACCGGATCCATCGCTTTCTCGAGGAGCACGATGTAGAGCTGGTCGCGCTCCTGGGCTTTCTCTCGCCGTTCCAGTTGCGCGGGCGCTTCGAGGGGCGAGCGATGAATGTGCATCCAGCGCTGATCCCAGCCTTCTCGGGCCAGGGCTTCTACGGCCGCCGGGTGTACGAGGCCGTGCTGGCGAAGGGAGTGAAAGTCACCGGGGCGACCGTCCACTTCGTAGACGAGGAATACGACCATGGGCCGATCGTCTCCCAGGAAGCGGTGGCCGTGCGCGAGGACGACACGCTCGAGACCCTGCAGGCCCGGGTGACCGCAGCGGAGCGACGGCTCGTCCCGGAAGCGGTGAGGGCCTTCGCTGAGGGACGAATCACGATCGACGGGGGGCGAGTGCACGTTTCCGATTGACCGAAGGCGAAGAAAAGACGAAACTAGGGCGTCATGCTCTCACTCCCCCGAGCGGCTGCCCACCGCCCCGAGAAACTCCCGCGCCCCCCCCAACCCCAGCTGCGCCTCCGGGTCCAGGAACTGCTCCAGGCGACCGGCTCCGTCGTGCGACTGGGTGCCGGACTCAGCCTGCCCGAGGAGCGCCACCCGACCGGGCTCGATCCGGTGGACGCACTGCTCGGAGGCGGCTTTCCGTGTGGACGCCTCAGCGAAATCGCCGGCCCGGCTTCCTGTGGCCGCACCTCTCTTGCCCACGCCCTGCTTGCCCACGCCACTGCGAGCGGCGAGCTGGCCTGCGTGGTCGATCGCGCCGATGCCTTCGACCCCGCCTCGGCGCGAGACCGCGGCGTAGACCTCACGCGCGTGCTCTGGGCGCGCCCCTCCGGCGTGCCCGAAGCCCTGCGCTGCGCCGAGCACGTACTACGCGCCGGCGGCTTCGCCCTCGTGCTGCTCGATCTGGCCTCGCTCGGAGAAACACCTCGTGTCTCCTCCGCCGTGTGGCCTCGCATGCGCAAGCTCGTGGCCGCCACCTCTGCCGCCTGCATTGCCCTCACCCACCAACGCCTGATCGGCACCTTCGCCGATCTCGCCCTCGAGCTAGGCGAGGCCCGCCCCCACTTCGAAACCGACCCCGCCTGGCTCGAAAGCCTGGAGAGCCGCGTCGCGCTGGTCCGCAACCGCCAGGGCCAGGACGACCGCTCCGTCCCCGTCCGCTGGCGCGCCCCAGACGAGCGCGCCGCATGACACCACCCCGAGGTTGACGGTGTCCCCCCCCCCACGCGTCACGAGCCGAACGACGACACGCCCCCCCCCTCCCCGCGCAAAACGCATCGGGCGCCCGCGGCAGATCTCCCTGCTGCCCGAACCCGAAGAACCGCCTAGCAAGCCCAAACGCACCAAGAACGAGCCCCGACCTGATGTGCCGCGCACGGACGACGAGCCTCGACCCGAGATCGCACGCACTGACAACGAGCCTCGACTCAAGACCCCGCGCACGGAAGAACCCACCAAATCTCTCCCCCCGCAAGCGACGCGCGAAGCGCGGCGCGCGCAGCGAGCTAGTGAGCGAAAGCGAACGGCCAGCGAGCGAAGCAAGGACAGCCGATTGGCGTGCCTGCTGATCCCCGCCATGCCCCTCGCCGCCGCCCTTCGAGCCCATCCGGAACTCGCGGGCCAGCCCTTCGCCGTCGCCTCGGCCGCGGGTCCCCGCGCCGAGATCCTGGCCGTCTCCCCCGAAGCCGCGCGCTCGGCCGTGCGCCCCGGAACGACCGTGGTGCATGCCCGCGCTGCCTGCGCCGATCTCCACGTGCAGATCGCCTCACCCGCCCTCGAACGTGCCGCCCGGGATGCACTCCTCGATGCCGCGCTCTCCACCTCGCCCCGGGCCGAACTCGCACCGGCCCATTCCGGCCTGCACGCCGCCGAAGCTGCCGTCTTCGTGGACGCCCGCGGTGTAGAAGCGCTCTTCCACTCCGAGGTCGGCTTCGCGAGTGCTCTCGGCGAGCGCGCCGCGCGGCTCGGGCTACCCGGCGTCGTGGCGGTAGCCGGCTCTCGCGGCACCGCTCGTATCCTCGCTCGCCAGCTCGCCTTCTCAGGCGAAAGCCCGCGCGTCGTGCCCTCGGGCGAGGATGCCAAGGCCCTGGCCCCCCTGCCCCTCGACCTCTTGAACCCGGACGACGACCTGGCCAGCGCACTCACCCGCTTCGGCCTCTCCCGGGTTGCCGACCTGCTGCGCCTGCCCGAACGCGCCCTCACCCAGAGGCTCGGCGCACGCATCGTTCCGTTGCTCGAGCTGGCCCGCGGCCACGACCGCTCGCCACCGCCCCCTGCCGAGGCAACCCTCTGCTTCGAAGAAGCCCAGGAACTCGAGTTCCCCGTCCGTCAGCTCGAGCCCTTGCTCTTCGTCTTGAACGGCATGCTCTCGCGACTCCTCGAACGGCTTGCTTGCCGTGGCCTGGCCCTCGGTGATCTCGAGCTCGAATTCGGCTTCGAGGATGGTGGACGCGATGCACGACGCGTTGGCCTGGCCGCTCCCACCCTCGACCCGCGCCTGGCCCTGCGCCTCGTCGCTCTCTCGCTCGAATCGAAGCCACCCGATGAAGCGCCCGTTCATGTGCGCCTGGCGACTCCCGGCGCACCTCTGCGCGGCGACCAGCTCGATTTCTTCCGTTCCCCCGGCCCGAGCCCCGCCGTCCTCGCCCACACCCTCGCCGAACTCGGCGCCCTATGCGGCACCGAGCGCGTCGGCACCCCCGCCGTCGCCGACGATCACCATCCGGACGCCTACGAAGTCGCGACCTTTCGCCCGCCCAAGGCATCGGCCACCACAACATCGCCCTCTTCCACAACTGCAACGCCCTCTTCCACAATGGATCGCCCTCATCTGGCTCTCCGCGCGCTGCGCCCGCCCGTACGTGCACAGGTCGATGCCCCCGGCGGCCAGCCACGCTGGGTTCGCAGTCCCCTGGCCAACGGCGAAATCGTTCACTGCGCCGGCCCCTGGCGCACGACGGGGCGCTGGTGGTCCGAGGAGGAACGCTACGCCTTCGACCACTACGACGTGCAGACGGGGGATGGCTGGGTCTTCCGGCTGCGGAAGGATCATGTGGGACGATGCTGGTCGATCGATGCGGTGTACGACTGAGCCGTACCGTCAGCTGGCCTTCGCCAGCTTCTTCACCTTGATACCCTTGGCCACCTTTTGCGCGCGAGCCAGATCATAGGCCACCTGCATCCGAAGCCAGGCGCCGGCCGAGCTCCCGATCCCCTTCTCGAGCCGGATCGCCATCTCGGGTGTGATCCCCGAGCGACCGTTCAGGATCTGTGAGAGCGTCTTGCGAGACACCCCGAGACCCTCGGCAGCGGCAGTCACCGTAAGCCCCAGGCCATTCTCGATTGCATCCCGCGCGACCTCCCCCGGGTGGGGCGGATTCTTCATCACCATCAGTGGTAGTCCTCATAGTCGATGTCGGTTGCGTTGTGGCCATCGAAGCGAAATGTCACCCGCCAGTTGCCAGAGACCCACACCGACCACTGGCCCCTTCGAGCGCCCTTCAGCGGGTGCAAACGCCAACCTGCGATGTCCATATCGGAGGGCACCTCAGCCGCGTCGAGTGCCGCCAAGATCAAACGAAGCCGCCCGACATGTTTCGCGTTCAGGCCCCGAGCCTCTCCGCGCTCGTAGAGCTTCCTGAGCCCCCGGTGCCTGATACGCGAACCCACGGCCGACGAGTGTAACCTCTAGCGTTACAGGTTCCAACACACGATGCCAGGTGCTGGAAACATCAAGGATCGAGTTGAACTCCTGGCGCTCCCATGAGAGCCTGGAACCCTTTCGAAGCCAGAAAGGAGGGCAGCATGCTGCTAGTCCGGATGGCATTCGCGCTCGGCCTGCTGGCTGCGCTACCCGGCACCTCGGTAGCAACGCCTTTCGCCGTCGTGCCCGGCCCGATCGAACTCGGGACGACCGACGAGTTCGCCACACCTACGATCACCGGCACGGCAGAAGTCCTCGGCGATATCCCCGGGTTCCCGACGACCCTGACGCTCAGCGCCGACCTTACGCTTGGGTCCGCGATCATCCTCAATCCCCTCGAAGCCAGCCTGGCGGATCTCCATGCCACACTGAGCGGCGGGCCCGCACCCGTGACGATCGTCGGATTCGACCTGCTGACGACCTTCACGGATCTCAGCCTTACGATCGACGGAGGATGGTTCTCGGCCATCGATTCGCCCTTCCGGGACTTCGCGTTGGAGCCTCTGACCGTTCTCCTTCCGGCGACCCCGTTGAGCCTGAACGTCCTCGACCAACTCGCCGGAACGGCAAGCTTCACGCTAGGCCTGGATCTCGAGATCGATCTACCCGGTTATCCGGCCTACGGCCCCCCCGCCTCGCTCGTCCTTCGCGGCGACATCGCCTTCAGCCAGGTTCCAGGACCGAGCACACTCCTCCTTCTCGCCATCGCGATGCTGATCGGCCTGCCCGCCCGGAAAAGCTCGATTTAGCCATGCTAGGCTGGCCGGCCGTGGCAACGAAGGAGGATCTCCGATGACGATACGGGCGTTCGCTGCAACCAAGGCCGGCGGCCAACTCGAAGCGTTCGATTTCGAACCGCCTCCTCTGGCGCCCCACGACATCGAGATCGCCATCACACGATGCGGCATCTGCCATACCGATCTCAGCCTGATCGATGGCTCCTTCTTCGGCCTCGGCGACTATCCACTCGTGCCGGGGCACGAAGTGGCCGGCCGGATCGTCGCTTTGGGCGAATCCGTGGATCATCTACGCGTCGGCCAGCGCGTCGGAATCGGCTTCCTATGCGGCTCCTGCGGCGAATGCGAATCGTGCCAGGCTGGCGATTCCCATCTCTGCCCGGCTCAGCAGGGCATCTGCGTCGGACGTCATGGAGGCTTCGCGGAAGGCATGCGGGTCGACGGGCGTTTCGCAGTTCCGCTTCCTGACGAGCTGAGCGATGAAGACGCTGCACCACTCATGTGTGCGGGCATAACGACCTATGCCCCCTTTGAAGAGTTTGGGTTGGCGCCTGGTGCACGGGTCGGAGTCATCGGTATCGGGGGCCTGGGGCACCTGGCCATCCAGTTTGGCAAGGCCTTCGGCTGCGAGGTCACGGCCTTTTCTGGTACGGTCGCCAAAGAGGAAGAAGCGAGAACCCTCGGCGCCGAGCATTTCGTCAACAGCCGCGACCCCGCGAGTTTCGCCCATCTGGCCGGCTCCCTCGATCTGCTTCTCGCAACCGCCGACGGCGACCTCCCGTGGGTCGAGTACTCGAACCTGCTTCGCCCTCGCGGTGCACTCTGGCTCGTCGGCTTCCCGAGCCAGCCGATCTCGATTCCGGGCATCATATTGATGAGTCGCAGGTCCTC is drawn from bacterium and contains these coding sequences:
- a CDS encoding sodium:calcium antiporter, which encodes MSDNVPRRGGEFRDWLWLVLSIAIPLPWIVVQAGEAHPSPEVVAGLSGAAILGAAFLLSWATELSEKDIPQSLALLVLGLVSVLPEYAVDLSFAIRAAEDPTYAQYAVANMTGANRLLIGLGWASVVLLACRRSRATTLDLPPGRTLELRFLLWGTLYSFLIPLDGHLSLIDGGLLIALFAAYAFSAARGYSEEVELIGPPARIEARFGDPGRRLWALALFAFAGFAIWVSAEPFAESLVEVGRRTSIDEFLLVQWVAPLASESPEFVIALLFAYRMRGEVGLGALISSKVNQWTLLVGALPIAYCIAAGTLTGLVLTSRQTGELWLTSAQSLFAVLVVADRVFRVWEAVAIAGIFVVQLVFPSPEVRTAFTWLYLVLFVGLLVHSPERRRAMLRLLDPRG
- a CDS encoding carbohydrate kinase family protein — encoded protein: MSVLCTGSVAVDHIMVFRGRFKDVILPDNLHVLNVAFHVPELRRSFGGTAANIAFGLRRLGVDPLVLATVGGEDFGAYSDWLDRHELTREYIVPLKDESTAGAYITTDLDDNQITGFHPGAMDRAHEATVASVQSPYEIGVVSPNGKQAMIDHARALKEDDIPAMIDPGQGLPLFDKEELTELLTGADVYVVNDYEWQLTLETTGLKLADVEERVGALVVTRGEKGSSLYRGGETFEIPSVQADQIIDPTGCGDAYRAGFLAGRLRGLDLEGCGRLGSVMGSFLVERAGTQHADFGLDEIRARHREAFGADFM
- the metF gene encoding methylenetetrahydrofolate reductase [NAD(P)H] — its product is MRISEFYQPGNPVFSFEFFPPKTDTGYRTLYRTIEDLKDLGPGFVSVTCGAQGSTRSKTAELVMRIQDELGLTAMAHMTCTGQTREELALTLGQLHAGGIRNVLALRGDPPKDEPDWQPVPGGFQHANELTTFIKSHFDLGVAGACYPEKHPQAASLEEDLSNLRLKVEAGAEFLITQLFLDEADYFSFVERARAVGIDVPIVPGIMPMVSLKNLRGAMRLSPGSRTPSELEDALASAGDDAARSLEVGVVWATAQCRKLLAGGAPGIHFYTLNKSPATRQVTERLLAG
- a CDS encoding phosphoribosylglycinamide formyltransferase, producing MSQRNLERDPLRVGVLLSGEGTSLENLCEHIDKGHVPARVVAVVSSKPGVGGLRRAENRGIPALAVPRKQHKDLDHFNDRIHRFLEEHDVELVALLGFLSPFQLRGRFEGRAMNVHPALIPAFSGQGFYGRRVYEAVLAKGVKVTGATVHFVDEEYDHGPIVSQEAVAVREDDTLETLQARVTAAERRLVPEAVRAFAEGRITIDGGRVHVSD
- a CDS encoding DNA polymerase Y family protein — protein: MSPPPRVTSRTTTRPPPPRAKRIGRPRQISLLPEPEEPPSKPKRTKNEPRPDVPRTDDEPRPEIARTDNEPRLKTPRTEEPTKSLPPQATREARRAQRASERKRTASERSKDSRLACLLIPAMPLAAALRAHPELAGQPFAVASAAGPRAEILAVSPEAARSAVRPGTTVVHARAACADLHVQIASPALERAARDALLDAALSTSPRAELAPAHSGLHAAEAAVFVDARGVEALFHSEVGFASALGERAARLGLPGVVAVAGSRGTARILARQLAFSGESPRVVPSGEDAKALAPLPLDLLNPDDDLASALTRFGLSRVADLLRLPERALTQRLGARIVPLLELARGHDRSPPPPAEATLCFEEAQELEFPVRQLEPLLFVLNGMLSRLLERLACRGLALGDLELEFGFEDGGRDARRVGLAAPTLDPRLALRLVALSLESKPPDEAPVHVRLATPGAPLRGDQLDFFRSPGPSPAVLAHTLAELGALCGTERVGTPAVADDHHPDAYEVATFRPPKASATTTSPSSTTATPSSTMDRPHLALRALRPPVRAQVDAPGGQPRWVRSPLANGEIVHCAGPWRTTGRWWSEEERYAFDHYDVQTGDGWVFRLRKDHVGRCWSIDAVYD
- a CDS encoding HigA family addiction module antidote protein, translated to MVMKNPPHPGEVARDAIENGLGLTVTAAAEGLGVSRKTLSQILNGRSGITPEMAIRLEKGIGSSAGAWLRMQVAYDLARAQKVAKGIKVKKLAKAS
- a CDS encoding NAD(P)-dependent alcohol dehydrogenase, with the translated sequence MTIRAFAATKAGGQLEAFDFEPPPLAPHDIEIAITRCGICHTDLSLIDGSFFGLGDYPLVPGHEVAGRIVALGESVDHLRVGQRVGIGFLCGSCGECESCQAGDSHLCPAQQGICVGRHGGFAEGMRVDGRFAVPLPDELSDEDAAPLMCAGITTYAPFEEFGLAPGARVGVIGIGGLGHLAIQFGKAFGCEVTAFSGTVAKEEEARTLGAEHFVNSRDPASFAHLAGSLDLLLATADGDLPWVEYSNLLRPRGALWLVGFPSQPISIPGIILMSRRSSITGSLMGSPEQVARMVQMAAKNGIRPMTESLPLSEVNTAIERVRAGQPRYRMVLSNDS